Proteins encoded together in one Telopea speciosissima isolate NSW1024214 ecotype Mountain lineage chromosome 4, Tspe_v1, whole genome shotgun sequence window:
- the LOC122657551 gene encoding probable receptor-like protein kinase At1g49730: MVVHGGAAVLVGFLAFLILQRIVVGGDCPLDLSASNFTLAASVCSNNDDRGKCCRYINAFVAVSIARYANLTSNLGVPSELSEVCLHSISGTLKQYGIPPNATIYCALGTKIPVNYECEGRTTVTQVLQSPGFGNVTENCKLPLSVGSSCRRCINAGIVYLRHLVGADNNMTFSTCRDATFATLASQGDNESTIEMASCFFGVQGSSVPPVSEPSPPLLVPEASPSPLAAASPNQSLVGLPFEEHHHTNHLTVILGVGIAVTLVAVLLLIVLILLIRRKSRELEDSESPDRTSWKALPPQLSRKCQEGPSSMFRKFTYKEIKKATNNFSTVIGRGGFGTVYKAWFADGFVAAVKRMNKVSEQGEDEFSREMELLARLHHRHLVALRGFCIEKNERFLMYEYMENGSLKDHLHSPGSTPLSWKTRIQIAIDVANALEYLHFYCDPPLCHRDIKSSNILLDENFVAKVADFGLAHASKSGTISFEPVNTDIRGTPGYMDPEYMVTQELTEKSDVYSYGVVLLELLTGRRAIQECRNLVEWSQVFMATESRLPKLVDPSIGDSFDSEQLLTIVTIVRWCTQREGRARPSIKQVLRLLYESSDPMHSGFIQAMQDEDYDSTESMARNSKGKVQRGEGIFHSGDARFLPSSSSTSRSYCSRSFLLETGSPQSPPGIFSV, translated from the exons ATGGTGGTGCACGGTGGAGCGGCCGTGCTTGTGGGTTTTCTTGCTTTCCTTATATTGCAGCGGATTGTTGTGGGAGgag ATTGTCCCCTGGACTTGAGTGCATCAAATTTTACACTGGCAGCTTCTGTGTGTTCTAATAATGATGACAGAGGGAAGTGCTGCCGTTATATCAATGCCTTTGTTGCAGTTTCTATTGCTCGTTATGCCAATTTGACAAGCAACCTGGGGGTTCCTTCAGAGTTATCTGAGGTCTGCCTTCattccatatctggaactctaAAACAGTATGGAATCCCTCCAAATGCAACAATTTATTGTGCACTTGGTACTAAAATTCCAGTTAATTATGAGTGCGAGGGCCGAACAACTGTCACGCAAGTGCTGCAGTCTCCAGGGTTTGGTAATGTCACAGAGAATTGTAAGTTGCCACTTTCGGTGGGGAGTAGCTGTAGAAGGTGCATAAATGCCGGCATTGTATACCTCAGACATCTGGTAGGAGCAGACAATAATATGACATTTAGTACCTGCCGAGATGCAACTTTTGCTACACTTGCAAGCCAAGGAGACAATGAATCTACCATTGAAATGGCAAGCTGTTTCTTTGGAGTTCAAGGGTCTAGTGTTCCTCCAG TTTCAGAGCCATCCCCACCTTTGCTTGTACCTGAGGCTTCTCCAAGTCCATTAGCTGCTGCTAGCCCCAACCAGTCCTTAGTTGGATTACCTTTTGAGGAACATCATCATACCAACCACCTCACGGTAATCCTAGGTGTTGGTATTGCAGTTACTTTGGTGGCTGTTCTGCTGCTGATAGTATTGATACTTCTCATTCGTAGAAAAAGCAGAGAGCTAGAGGATTCTGAAAGTCCTGACAGGACATCGTGGAAAGCTTTACCGCCTCAACTGAGCCGAAAATGTCAGGAAG GTCCATCATCCATGTTCCGGAAGTTCACCTataaggaaataaagaaggCTACAAACAATTTCAGCACCGTCATAGGAAGAGGGGGTTTTGGAACTGTCTACAAGGCTTGGTTTGCTGATGGATTTGTGGCAGCAGTGAAGCGGATGAACAAAGTTTCGGAGCAAGGAGAGGATGAGTTCAGCCGAGAGATGGAACTTCTTGCAAGACTGCATCATCGTCATCTTGTGGCTCTAAGAGGCTTTTGCATTGAAAAAAATGAGAG ATTTCTGATGTACGAGTACATGGAAAATGGAAGCTTAAAAGATCATCTTCATT CTCCTGGGAGTACTCCATTGAGTTGGAAAACAAGAATCCAGATTGCCATTGATGTTGCTAATGCTCTG GAGTACCTACATTTTTATTGTGATCCTCCTCTCTGTCACAGAGATATCAAGTCCAGCAATATTTTACTAGATGAGAACTTTGTTGCAAAG GTTGCGGACTTTGGCCTTGCACATGCTTCAAAAAGTGGTACAATTAGCTTTGAACCAGTGAACACTGATATCCGAGGAACTCCAG GTTATATGGATCCTGAATATATGGTGACTCAAGAGCTGACAGAGAAGAGTGATGTATACAGTTATGGTGTGGTGCTGCTAGAGCTACTAACGGGAAGACGAGCAATCCAAGAATGTAGGAATCTGGTGGAATGGTCCCAAGTTTTCATGGCAACAGAATCTAGGCTACCTAAacttgtggatccttccatagGGGACTCCTTTGACTCGGAGCAGCTTCTCACAATTGTGACAATTGTGAGATGGTGTACTCAAAGAGAAGGAAGGGCAAGGCCTTCAATCAAACAGGTTTTGAGGCTGCTGTATGAGAGTTCAGATCCGATGCATAGTGGTTTCATACAGGCCATGCAAGATGAAGATTATGATAGCACTGAAAGTATGGCAAGGAATAGTAAGGGGAAGGTGCAAAGGGGTGAGGGGATCTTTCACAGTGGGGATGCAAGgtttcttccttcatcttcaagtacATCTAGGTCCTACTGCAGCAGGAGCTTTTTACTTGAAACAGGATCTCCACAATCTCCTCCTGGAATTTTCTCTGTTTGA